A genomic region of Homalodisca vitripennis isolate AUS2020 chromosome 5, UT_GWSS_2.1, whole genome shotgun sequence contains the following coding sequences:
- the LOC124363638 gene encoding glycine-rich cell wall structural protein 1-like, which yields MHSPVRGLEAGFRYEYVGLQQLVADYGACPNLSAAPRIRVNLERFFSQEVDGMYSSEEYSLLMEGASCRPCSVPPWEVAHSIRRSAQTESPLQTLEETWGLGGFGVGGGCGFGGGWGFGWGGGGWVCVCGGGWCCVGVGVGGGGWGLGWVGVGVVGGGGGGGWWGGCVGGGGGGGWGGGGGGGGGGGGGGGGGVGGGGGVGGGGGGGCCGGLGGWGGGGGGGLGGGGVGGGGCFVGVGGGGGGGGGGGGGGVGGFGGGGWVGGCVGFLVVVGGFGVGWWGGGGWGGLVVVGWVGGGGGGGGGVGGWGGCGGGGGENSLGIVQLGWMR from the exons ATGCACTCTCCGGTACGAGGATTAGAAGCAGGATTCAGGTACGAGTATGTAGGTTTGCAGCAGCTGGTAGCAGACTAC GGTGCCTGCCCGAATTTATCGGCAGCTCCTCGTATTCGAGTGAATTTGGAAAGATTCTTTTCCCAGGAAGTTGATGGGATGTACAGTAGTGAAGAATACAGCTTACTG ATGGAGGGTGCGAGTTGCCGACCCTGCTCCGTGCCGCCCTGGGAGGTAGCACACAGCATCCGCAGGTCCGCCCAGACAGAGTCGCCTCTCCAGACCCTCGAGGAGACT TGGGGTTTGGGTGGGtttggtgtggggggggggtgtgggttTGGGGGTGGTTGGGggtttgggtggggggggggtgggtgggtgtgtgtgtgtggggggggttGGTGTTGTGTGGGGGTTGGGGTGGGGGGTGGTGGGTGGGGGTTGGGGTGGGTtggggttggtgttgtgggggggggtggggggggtgggtggtggggtgggtgtgtggggggggggggggggggggggtgggggggggggggggggggggggggtggggggggggggggtgggggggggggtgttgggggggggggtggggtgggggggggggggggggggggttgttgtggggggttggggggttgggggggtgggggggggggggggttgggggggggtggggtgggggggggggggtgttttgttggggtgggtggggggggggggggggggggggggggggggggggggggggttggggggtttgggggggggggttgggtggGGGGGTGTGTGGGTTTTTTGGTGGTTGTGGGGGGGTTTGGggtggggtggtggggggggggggggtggggggggttggTGGTggtggggtgggtgggggggggggggggggggggggggggtgtgggggggtggggggggtgtgggggtggTGGTGGG GAAAATTCCCTCGGTATCGTTCAGCTTGGATGGATGAGAtag